The Streptomyces sp. NBC_01197 genome window below encodes:
- a CDS encoding RluA family pseudouridine synthase, which yields MSTVPEIRTLPVPDGLEGERVDAAISRMFGFSRTKAADLAASGKVQVDGSVVGKSERVRGGAWLEVEMPAAASPVQIVAEPVEGMEIVHDDDDIVVILKPVGVAAHPSPGWTGTTVIGGLAAAGYRISTSGAAERQGIVHRLDVGTSGLMVVAKSERAYTLLKQQFRERTVDKRYHALVQGHPDPMSGTIDAPIGRHPNHDYKWAVTAEGKPSVTHYDLIEAFRAASLLDIKLETGRTHQIRVHMSAHRHPCVGDITYGADPTMAKRLGLTRQWLHAMSLGFEHPSDGQWVQFRSEYPEDLRNALEAIRAESEQR from the coding sequence CCGTTCCCGATGGCCTGGAGGGCGAGCGCGTCGACGCCGCCATCTCCCGTATGTTCGGGTTTTCCCGCACCAAGGCGGCCGACCTCGCCGCCTCGGGAAAGGTCCAGGTCGACGGGTCAGTGGTCGGGAAGTCCGAGCGGGTCCGGGGCGGCGCCTGGCTGGAGGTCGAGATGCCCGCGGCCGCGTCGCCCGTGCAGATCGTCGCCGAGCCCGTCGAGGGCATGGAGATCGTCCATGACGACGACGACATCGTGGTGATCCTCAAGCCCGTCGGTGTCGCCGCCCACCCCAGCCCCGGCTGGACCGGCACCACCGTCATCGGCGGCCTCGCCGCTGCCGGGTACCGCATCTCCACTTCAGGGGCGGCCGAGCGCCAGGGCATCGTGCACCGGCTGGACGTCGGGACGTCCGGGCTGATGGTGGTGGCCAAGTCGGAGCGCGCGTACACCCTGCTCAAGCAGCAGTTCCGGGAGCGCACGGTCGACAAGCGCTACCACGCGCTGGTGCAGGGCCACCCCGACCCGATGAGCGGGACGATCGACGCCCCCATCGGGCGCCACCCCAACCACGACTACAAGTGGGCCGTGACGGCCGAGGGCAAGCCGTCTGTCACGCACTACGACCTGATCGAGGCGTTCCGGGCGGCATCGCTGCTCGACATCAAGCTGGAGACCGGCCGTACGCACCAGATCCGGGTGCACATGTCCGCCCACCGCCACCCCTGTGTCGGCGACATCACCTACGGCGCCGACCCGACCATGGCGAAGCGGCTCGGCCTCACGCGGCAGTGGCTGCACGCGATGAGCCTGGGCTTCGAGCACCCGTCGGACGGGCAGTGGGTCCAGTTCCGGAGCGAGTACCCGGAGGACCTGCGGAACGCGCTGGAGGCGATCCGGGCCGAGAGCGAGCAGCGGTGA